One genomic region from uncultured Tateyamaria sp. encodes:
- the iolG gene encoding inositol 2-dehydrogenase, whose amino-acid sequence MINIALLGCGRIGQVHARSLMGMEGAQVAAVADAMPEAAAALAKRTGSRVMETEDILTASDIDAVVIGTPTTTHYDLIHSAARAGKAIFCEKPIDLNAARIRDCLAVVEQHAVPFFIAFNRRFDPNFRTLKGQIDDGAIGKVEMVTILSRDPSPPPIGYIKTSGGLFRDMMIHDLDMARFLLGEDPVEIFAHGSCLVDPEIGQAGDIDTAMVSLRTASGRLCQISNSRRATYGYDQRIEVHGENGMLRADNVLTSTVEMSNAAGFTRAPTEPFFLERYAAAYTAEMQHFVQVLTAGTPPNPGGIDGYKAQVMADAAQASYEAGAPMTLDFT is encoded by the coding sequence ATGATCAATATCGCACTTCTGGGCTGTGGTCGTATCGGACAGGTCCATGCCCGCAGCCTGATGGGGATGGAGGGCGCGCAGGTCGCCGCCGTGGCCGATGCCATGCCCGAGGCCGCCGCCGCCCTGGCCAAACGCACCGGGTCCAGGGTGATGGAGACCGAGGATATCCTGACCGCCTCCGATATCGACGCGGTGGTGATCGGCACGCCGACCACCACGCATTACGACCTGATCCACAGCGCGGCCCGCGCGGGCAAGGCGATCTTTTGCGAAAAACCCATTGACCTGAATGCCGCGCGCATCCGCGACTGTCTCGCCGTGGTCGAACAGCACGCGGTTCCGTTCTTTATCGCCTTCAACCGGCGCTTTGATCCCAATTTCCGCACGCTCAAGGGGCAGATCGACGACGGGGCCATCGGCAAGGTCGAGATGGTGACAATCCTGTCGCGCGACCCGTCACCGCCGCCCATCGGCTATATCAAGACCTCCGGCGGTCTGTTCCGGGATATGATGATCCACGATCTGGACATGGCGCGGTTCCTGCTGGGCGAAGACCCGGTCGAAATTTTCGCGCATGGGTCGTGCCTTGTAGACCCCGAAATCGGGCAGGCAGGCGATATTGACACCGCGATGGTGTCCCTGCGCACCGCGTCGGGCAGGCTGTGCCAGATATCGAACTCGCGCCGCGCCACCTATGGCTATGACCAACGCATTGAAGTGCATGGGGAAAACGGCATGTTGCGTGCTGACAACGTGCTGACCTCGACGGTCGAGATGTCGAACGCCGCCGGCTTCACCCGCGCCCCGACCGAACCGTTTTTCCTGGAACGCTACGCCGCAGCCTATACGGCGGAGATGCAGCATTTCGTACAGGTTTTGACTGCCGGTACGCCGCCCAACCCCGGCGGGATCGACGGCTACAAGGCGCAGGTGATGGCGGACGCGGCGCAGGCCTCTTACGAGGCGGGCGCGCCAATGACGCTGGATTTCACCTAG